A window of Hymenobacter aerilatus contains these coding sequences:
- a CDS encoding DUF4136 domain-containing protein encodes MKFSISIFCLLLVAWLSSCSSVNVQEKQGVNFSRFRTYDWAKTDVKTTGDANPIYKSSLADEMIQGAINQELTNRGIRQVSGNAKPDFYITYHLYVEDAERTVSNPPAPGFAYPYAVSYRGGFLPINYGYWYSPAYFNTGYRTEQYKEGTMIVDIIDASNNDLVWRGSIADPVNNPASFGKQFSESARDILEKFPAQKS; translated from the coding sequence ATGAAATTTTCCATAAGTATTTTCTGCTTGCTGCTGGTAGCTTGGTTGAGCAGTTGCTCTTCCGTGAACGTGCAGGAAAAGCAGGGCGTCAACTTCAGCCGCTTTCGCACCTACGACTGGGCCAAGACAGATGTAAAAACCACCGGCGACGCCAACCCCATCTACAAAAGCAGCTTGGCTGACGAGATGATTCAGGGCGCCATCAACCAGGAGTTGACCAACCGTGGTATTCGCCAGGTGAGCGGCAATGCCAAGCCAGACTTCTACATCACGTATCATCTGTACGTGGAGGACGCCGAGCGTACGGTTTCTAATCCGCCCGCGCCGGGCTTTGCCTACCCCTATGCCGTGTCGTACCGCGGGGGCTTCCTGCCCATCAACTACGGCTATTGGTACTCTCCGGCTTACTTCAACACCGGCTACCGTACCGAACAATACAAGGAGGGAACGATGATTGTAGACATCATTGATGCCAGTAACAACGACTTGGTATGGCGTGGCTCCATTGCCGACCCCGTGAACAACCCAGCCAGCTTCGGTAAACAGTTCTCCGAATCAGCGCGCGATATTTTGGAAAAATTTCCGGCTCAGAAATCGTAA
- a CDS encoding methionine aminotransferase, giving the protein MNFTSKLPDVGTSIFSVMTQLAQDHDAINLAQGFPDFDPPQNLTEALARHARAAGQQQYAPMPGLPRLRELISQKTAALYQVPAPDPASEITITSGATEGLYAVLAATVCPGDEVLVLEPAYDLYGPAIRLQGGTPVYVPLRLPHFRPDWDHVAACLTPRTRLILLNTPHNPSGAVLTAQDLDTLAGLLENTDTLVLSDEVYEHLVFDGVAHRSVLQHPTLAARAFVLSSFGKTYHATGWKVGYCIAPALLTAEVRRVHQFLTFSVNTPTQHALADVLAEADHYRELPAFYQQKRDLFAELLRGTGLELLPAAGAYFLLARYAALAPHEPDTTFAHRLTREAGVAVVPVSAFYHDGRDEGLVRFCFAKRAETLQEAAARLHAFSKRYV; this is encoded by the coding sequence ATGAACTTTACGTCGAAGCTGCCCGATGTGGGCACCAGTATATTCTCGGTAATGACCCAATTGGCGCAGGACCACGACGCCATCAACCTGGCGCAGGGTTTCCCCGATTTCGACCCGCCCCAGAACCTAACCGAGGCACTGGCCCGCCACGCCCGCGCGGCTGGCCAGCAGCAGTACGCGCCCATGCCCGGCCTGCCACGGCTGCGCGAGCTCATCAGCCAGAAAACCGCTGCGCTCTACCAAGTGCCTGCCCCCGATCCAGCCTCCGAAATCACCATCACCAGCGGGGCCACCGAAGGGCTGTATGCGGTGCTGGCGGCCACCGTATGCCCCGGCGACGAGGTGCTGGTGCTGGAGCCGGCCTACGACCTCTACGGGCCAGCCATTCGGCTGCAGGGCGGCACGCCCGTATACGTGCCCCTGCGCCTACCCCATTTCCGCCCCGACTGGGATCATGTGGCGGCTTGCCTTACACCGCGCACCCGCCTTATCCTGCTCAACACGCCCCACAACCCCAGCGGCGCCGTGCTCACGGCCCAGGACCTGGATACGCTGGCCGGGCTTCTCGAAAACACGGATACGCTGGTGCTGAGCGACGAGGTGTATGAGCACCTGGTGTTCGACGGGGTGGCGCACCGCAGCGTGTTGCAGCACCCCACCCTGGCAGCGCGGGCGTTTGTGCTGTCGTCGTTCGGCAAAACGTACCATGCTACGGGTTGGAAGGTAGGCTACTGCATTGCGCCCGCGCTGCTCACAGCCGAGGTGCGCCGCGTGCATCAGTTTCTGACCTTCAGCGTGAACACACCCACCCAGCACGCCCTGGCCGATGTGCTGGCGGAGGCTGACCACTACCGCGAGCTACCTGCTTTCTACCAGCAAAAGCGCGACCTGTTTGCCGAGCTGCTGCGCGGCACGGGCTTGGAGCTGCTACCCGCTGCCGGAGCCTATTTTCTACTGGCGCGCTACGCCGCCCTAGCCCCACACGAGCCCGATACAACGTTTGCCCACCGCCTCACCCGCGAGGCCGGCGTGGCCGTGGTACCGGTTTCGGCCTTCTACCACGATGGGCGAGATGAGGGTCTGGTACGGTTCTGCTTTGCCAAGCGTGCCGAAACCCTGCAGGAAGCGGCCGCGCGATTGCACGCTTTCAGTAAAAGATACGTATAA
- a CDS encoding amidohydrolase translates to MQTSLHWHQPAANRTSLEHYIDTISIPTDLIVLPEMFATGFTMEAAALAEDMDGPTVQWMQRMAAARNAVVTGSLIIRENGQHYNRLLWVRPDGSMSYYDKRHRFGMAGETHVYAAGQARLLEEWRGWRICPLVCYDLRFPVWSRNASVAPYDLLLYVANWPAARRDAWMALLRARAIENVAYTLGVNRVGTDGNNLEYAGDSALLDMRGEYLVEVGNQETSLTRTLRRSDLDAFREQFPALYDADTFEVHPDEPEPQW, encoded by the coding sequence GTGCAAACCAGCTTACACTGGCACCAACCTGCCGCCAACCGTACCTCACTGGAACACTACATCGATACTATCTCTATCCCAACAGATTTGATTGTACTGCCGGAAATGTTTGCCACCGGCTTTACAATGGAAGCTGCCGCGCTGGCCGAAGATATGGATGGCCCTACCGTGCAGTGGATGCAGCGCATGGCAGCAGCCCGCAACGCCGTTGTCACGGGTAGCCTCATCATCCGCGAAAACGGCCAGCATTATAATCGCCTGCTTTGGGTGCGCCCCGATGGCTCCATGAGCTACTACGATAAGCGCCACCGCTTTGGAATGGCCGGTGAAACCCACGTGTATGCCGCCGGGCAGGCGCGACTATTGGAGGAGTGGCGCGGCTGGCGCATCTGCCCGCTGGTGTGCTACGATTTGCGCTTTCCGGTGTGGAGCCGCAATGCGTCGGTGGCGCCCTACGACCTACTGCTGTACGTGGCCAACTGGCCCGCCGCCCGCCGCGACGCCTGGATGGCACTGCTGCGGGCCCGCGCCATCGAAAACGTGGCGTATACGCTGGGCGTCAACCGGGTAGGGACAGATGGCAACAACCTGGAATACGCCGGCGACTCGGCTCTGCTGGATATGCGTGGGGAATACCTGGTGGAGGTCGGCAACCAGGAAACCAGCCTCACCCGCACCCTCCGTCGCTCCGACCTAGATGCTTTCCGGGAGCAGTTCCCCGCCCTCTATGATGCCGATACGTTTGAGGTACACCCCGATGAACCTGAGCCGCAGTGGTAA
- a CDS encoding PorP/SprF family type IX secretion system membrane protein produces MKRALLLLLLPLLLLAAVPALAQQEAQYSQYMNNNYLLNPGATGVEDYIDIKASYRTQWVGLDGAPKTFYLSGSSSLGKWRSTSKRTLNDRRRPFHAVGGLVYRDVTGPTSRTSAYASYAYNLVLTPKIRAALGASIGMQQFAVDGNQLQFYDPTTVAASAASRVLDGSVGLWVYSSDFYVGVSSTQLLGNKLNFSYGPDQVSAGAPGNALKRHYFFTGGVRVPLSQDWSLVPSVLVKTVNPAPLSVDLNAKLKYGDLLWVGASWRSFDSVIALAGLSYEQFTIGYSYDAGLSKLNNYHYGSHEILLGLRLKKKAQVVCTNRFW; encoded by the coding sequence ATGAAAAGAGCTTTACTTCTATTGTTGCTTCCCCTGCTGCTACTGGCCGCCGTGCCGGCGCTGGCCCAGCAGGAGGCGCAGTACAGTCAGTACATGAACAACAACTATCTTCTCAATCCCGGCGCCACCGGCGTAGAAGATTACATTGATATCAAGGCCAGCTACCGCACGCAGTGGGTAGGGCTTGACGGGGCCCCCAAAACGTTCTACCTCAGCGGCAGCTCCTCTTTGGGTAAGTGGCGCAGCACCAGCAAGCGCACCCTCAATGACCGGCGCCGGCCGTTTCACGCCGTCGGCGGCCTGGTGTACCGCGACGTAACCGGCCCTACCAGCCGCACCAGCGCCTACGCTTCCTACGCCTACAACCTGGTACTAACGCCCAAAATCCGGGCGGCGCTGGGTGCCTCCATCGGTATGCAGCAGTTTGCCGTGGATGGCAACCAGCTCCAGTTCTACGACCCTACCACCGTGGCGGCCAGTGCGGCCTCGCGGGTGCTCGATGGCTCGGTGGGCCTGTGGGTATACAGCTCCGATTTTTACGTAGGCGTGTCCAGCACGCAGCTACTGGGTAATAAGCTCAACTTCTCCTACGGCCCCGACCAGGTGAGTGCCGGCGCGCCCGGCAACGCGCTCAAGCGGCACTATTTCTTCACGGGCGGGGTGCGCGTGCCCCTCAGTCAGGATTGGTCACTGGTGCCCTCAGTGCTGGTGAAGACCGTGAATCCGGCTCCGCTCTCCGTTGACCTCAACGCCAAGCTCAAGTACGGCGACCTGCTGTGGGTAGGCGCCTCCTGGCGCTCCTTCGACTCGGTGATTGCGCTGGCTGGCCTCAGCTACGAGCAGTTCACCATCGGCTACTCCTACGACGCTGGCCTCTCCAAGCTCAACAACTACCACTATGGCAGCCACGAAATCCTGCTGGGCCTGCGCCTGAAGAAGAAAGCACAGGTGGTGTGTACCAACAGGTTCTGGTAG